One Desulfovibrio aminophilus genomic region harbors:
- a CDS encoding amino acid permease: MAADSSHKMGLIACIAVVAGNMMGSGIALLPANLAAIGSITVIGWAVALVGALALAYVFSRLGMEDPQEGGPIAYSGEVSPVLGYQAGLLYYHANWIGNLAIAITGVDYLSVFFPALEHPLTAGVTSIALIWLFTGINILGAAWIGRLVSIGVVLLLIPVVLTGTLGWLFFDPTLFQANWIVGGKPPGEAVMAAVLLCIWSFIGIESASVNTAVVDNPKRNIPLSTMIGAALAGLVYLLSCSAISGMFPAAEMAASGAPFSLAMGHICAKLPFAGLISKAVSAVTAFACLASLGSWMMLVSQAGCRAAQDGTLPAIFGRRNHKNVPVAGLVLASVMMTILLALLMLVSKDGDTQTLFGEICDIAVLLTLPPYFYSSLNLLRRYGLANARALLQVGSALIACVFCLIALAGAAKAALTGCLVVMLCSFIFYVGKDRSDYERKTLAQRGGPAS; encoded by the coding sequence ATGGCCGCCGACAGCAGCCACAAGATGGGCCTCATCGCCTGTATCGCCGTGGTGGCGGGCAACATGATGGGTTCCGGCATCGCCTTGCTGCCCGCGAACCTCGCCGCCATCGGCAGCATCACCGTGATCGGCTGGGCCGTCGCCCTGGTGGGGGCCCTGGCCCTGGCCTACGTCTTCTCCCGCCTGGGCATGGAGGATCCCCAGGAGGGCGGCCCCATCGCCTATTCCGGCGAGGTCTCGCCGGTGCTCGGCTACCAGGCGGGCCTGCTCTATTACCACGCCAACTGGATCGGCAACCTGGCCATCGCCATCACCGGGGTGGACTACCTCTCGGTGTTCTTCCCGGCCCTGGAGCACCCGCTGACGGCCGGAGTCACCTCCATCGCCCTCATCTGGCTCTTCACCGGCATCAACATCCTGGGCGCGGCCTGGATCGGCCGCCTCGTCTCCATCGGGGTGGTGCTGCTCCTCATCCCGGTGGTGCTCACCGGAACCCTGGGCTGGCTCTTCTTCGACCCGACCCTGTTCCAGGCCAACTGGATCGTGGGCGGCAAGCCCCCGGGCGAGGCGGTCATGGCCGCCGTGCTGCTCTGCATCTGGAGCTTCATCGGCATCGAGAGCGCCTCGGTGAACACCGCCGTGGTGGACAACCCCAAACGCAACATCCCGCTCTCGACCATGATCGGCGCGGCCCTGGCCGGGCTGGTCTACCTCCTCTCCTGCTCGGCCATCTCGGGCATGTTCCCGGCGGCGGAAATGGCCGCCTCGGGCGCGCCGTTCTCCCTGGCCATGGGCCACATCTGCGCCAAGCTGCCCTTCGCGGGTCTGATCTCCAAGGCCGTCTCGGCGGTCACGGCCTTCGCCTGCCTCGCCTCCCTGGGCTCCTGGATGATGCTCGTCTCCCAGGCGGGCTGCCGCGCGGCCCAGGACGGCACGCTCCCGGCGATCTTCGGCCGCCGGAACCACAAGAACGTGCCAGTGGCCGGGCTGGTCCTGGCCTCGGTCATGATGACCATCCTGCTCGCGCTGCTCATGCTCGTGTCCAAGGACGGCGACACCCAGACCCTGTTCGGCGAGATCTGCGACATCGCGGTGCTCCTGACCCTGCCGCCATACTTCTACTCCTCCCTCAACCTGCTGCGGCGCTACGGCCTGGCCAACGCCCGGGCCCTGCTCCAGGTGGGCTCGGCCCTGATCGCCTGCGTCTTCTGCCTCATCGCCCTGGCCGGGGCCGCCAAGGCGGCGCTCACCGGCTGCCTGGTGGTCATGCTCTGTTCCTTCATCTTCTACGTGGGCAAGGACCGCTCGGACTACGAGCGCAAGACCCTGGCCCAGCGCGGCGGCCCGGCCTCCTGA
- the proC gene encoding pyrroline-5-carboxylate reductase yields the protein MATVGFIGVGNMGTAIIRGLARRKDVKLLGLDLDAARLKALGKECGLKSAASVKELVRASDYVVLAVKPQQAPEVLQEAGPALGKTRCLVSIAAGLTVARLKELSGAKCPVARVMPNTPALVGEGVFALCLDDPGLKKAQREFLSGLFTSLGQVHVLAEKLFDAFTAVIGSGPAYVFYFMQALADAAVNLGLPRAQAVQMVQGLFAGSAKLAGEDGRHLGELTDMVCSPAGTTIRGVLHMDRTGVKGNIADAARESYLRSVELGKK from the coding sequence ATGGCCACCGTCGGCTTCATCGGCGTGGGCAACATGGGCACGGCGATCATTCGCGGCCTGGCTCGACGCAAGGACGTGAAGCTCCTTGGCCTGGACCTGGACGCGGCCCGGCTCAAGGCCCTGGGCAAGGAGTGCGGCCTGAAGTCCGCCGCCTCGGTGAAGGAGCTGGTGCGGGCCAGCGACTACGTGGTCCTGGCCGTGAAGCCGCAGCAGGCCCCGGAAGTGCTCCAGGAGGCCGGTCCGGCCCTGGGCAAGACCCGCTGCCTCGTCTCCATCGCCGCCGGGCTCACCGTGGCCCGGCTCAAGGAGCTGAGCGGCGCCAAATGCCCCGTGGCGCGGGTCATGCCGAACACGCCCGCCCTGGTGGGCGAGGGCGTCTTCGCCCTCTGCCTGGACGACCCGGGCCTGAAGAAGGCCCAGCGGGAGTTCCTGTCCGGGCTGTTCACCAGCCTGGGACAGGTGCACGTCCTGGCTGAGAAGCTCTTCGACGCCTTCACGGCGGTGATCGGCTCCGGCCCGGCCTATGTCTTCTACTTCATGCAGGCCCTGGCCGACGCGGCCGTGAACCTCGGCCTGCCCCGGGCCCAGGCCGTGCAGATGGTCCAGGGCCTGTTCGCCGGTTCGGCCAAGCTGGCCGGCGAGGACGGACGGCACCTGGGCGAACTCACGGACATGGTCTGCTCGCCCGCGGGCACGACCATCCGGGGCGTGCTGCACATGGACCGCACGGGCGTGAAGGGCAACATCGCCGACGCGGCCCGCGAGTCCTACCTGCGCAGCGTGGAGCTGGGCAAGAAGTAG
- the ndk gene encoding nucleoside-diphosphate kinase, whose product MSELTFSIVKPDAVEAGQAGSVLQMIIDAGLKIKAMKMIRLTREQAEGFYAVHRERPFFKDLVNYMISGPVVVSVLEGDNAIARYRELMGATDPAKAAEGTIRKRFGKSIEANACHGSDGPDTAKTEVAYFFSRLEMVG is encoded by the coding sequence ATGAGTGAACTGACCTTTTCCATCGTCAAGCCCGACGCCGTCGAGGCCGGACAGGCCGGCTCCGTCCTCCAGATGATCATCGACGCGGGCCTCAAGATCAAGGCCATGAAGATGATCCGGCTCACCCGCGAGCAGGCCGAGGGCTTCTACGCCGTGCACCGCGAGCGCCCCTTCTTCAAGGATTTGGTGAACTACATGATTTCCGGCCCGGTGGTCGTCTCCGTCCTGGAGGGCGACAACGCCATCGCCCGCTACCGCGAGCTCATGGGCGCCACGGACCCGGCCAAGGCCGCCGAGGGCACCATCCGCAAGCGTTTCGGCAAGAGCATCGAGGCCAACGCCTGCCACGGCTCCGACGGCCCGGACACGGCCAAGACCGAGGTGGCCTACTTCTTCAGCCGCCTGGAGATGGTGGGCTGA
- a CDS encoding ABC transporter ATP-binding protein, protein MLRAEGIAKTFFKGGPNEVRALNGVDLRLDEGEFVTVIGSNGAGKSTFLNAVAGVFPVDAGRVAIGDTDVTTWPEWRRAALIGRVFQDPSQGTCPGATIEQNLALALKRGQPRGLGPGVRRRDRELFRERLSRLGLGLENRLRDPAGLLSGGQRQALTMLMSVLVRPRLLLLDEHTAALDPKTAAQILDLTARLVEELGLSTLMVTHNMRQAIGLGHRLVMFHRGEIVLDIRGDEKRNLRVEDLLARFAEVRGEEFTSDRALLV, encoded by the coding sequence ATGCTGCGCGCCGAGGGCATCGCCAAGACATTCTTCAAGGGCGGTCCCAACGAGGTCCGGGCCCTGAACGGGGTGGACCTGCGCCTGGACGAGGGCGAGTTCGTCACGGTCATCGGCTCCAACGGCGCGGGCAAGTCCACCTTTCTCAACGCCGTGGCCGGGGTCTTTCCCGTGGACGCGGGCCGCGTGGCCATCGGCGACACGGACGTGACGACCTGGCCCGAGTGGCGGCGCGCCGCGCTCATCGGCCGGGTCTTCCAGGACCCCTCCCAGGGCACCTGCCCCGGGGCCACCATTGAACAGAATCTCGCCCTGGCGCTCAAGCGCGGGCAACCGCGCGGCCTGGGGCCCGGGGTGCGCCGCCGCGACCGGGAGCTGTTCCGGGAGCGGTTGTCGCGGCTCGGCCTGGGTCTGGAGAATCGCCTGCGCGATCCGGCCGGGCTGCTTTCCGGCGGCCAGCGCCAGGCCCTGACCATGCTCATGTCCGTGCTGGTCCGGCCCCGGCTGCTCCTCCTGGACGAGCACACCGCCGCCCTGGACCCCAAGACCGCCGCCCAGATCCTGGACCTCACCGCGCGGTTGGTGGAGGAGTTGGGCCTGAGCACGCTCATGGTCACGCACAACATGCGCCAGGCCATCGGGCTGGGCCACCGGCTGGTCATGTTCCATCGCGGCGAGATCGTCCTGGACATCCGGGGCGATGAGAAACGGAATCTGCGGGTGGAGGACCTGCTCGCGCGCTTCGCCGAGGTGCGCGGGGAGGAGTTCACCTCGGACCGGGCGCTGCTGGTCTGA